In the Candidatus Binataceae bacterium genome, GGCTTTTCGTGCGGGTGAACACGATGGCGCGGTCGACCTCGCCACGGCAGAGCAGCTTGAGCAGCAGCGGACCTTTGTTTTCGGCAGTCACGGGATATATCGATTGGCGGATGCTCGCGGGCGGGGTAGAAATTCTCCCGATATTGACGCGGGCTGGCTCACGCAAAAACTCGCGAGCGACCCCTTCCACGCTCGGGTCCATGGTCGCGGAGAACATCAGGGTTTGATGCGGTCCTTTGACCATCCGCAGGATGCGGCGCAATTGCGGCAGGAAGCCCATGTCGAGCATCCGGTCGGCCTCGTCGATGACGACCAACTCGATGCGATCGAGTTTGACCTCCCCACGCTCGAGGTGATCGATAAGGCGCCCCGGGCACGCGATTACTACCTGGGCAGTGCGCAATTCGTGGACCTGGCGGTTCATCGATTCACCGCCGACCACGACCGCGCCACGAAAACGGGTATTGCGTGCGAGCAGCGAGAACTCACGGCCGATTTGCGCGGCCAGTTCTCGGGTGGGAGCAAGGATCATCGCGGCAAGCCCGCGCGCGCCATTGCCATGCAGGCGATTGAGCAGGGGAAGCAGAAACGCCGCCGTTTTGCCGCTGCCGGTGCCTGCGCTCGCGACCAAATCGCGGCCCGCGAGTGCTACCGGAATTGCATCGGCCTGGATCGGGGTTGGTTGATGATGTCCGCGGTCGCGAACCGAGCGCAGGACTTCGGGTGATAAAGCGAGGGCAGAAAAAGACAAAGAGACTCCATGTTCAGAGCCAACGGATTCCAGTTGGGCGGTGAGGCCGAACGAGTGGTTCTGGGGCTAAGAGGTGATGCGTCGCGGAATCCGACGCGCGTTGACCGTTGATCGGTCAGCCCATAGCGTACGGATAGTCGGCGGCGCGGTCAATAGGGGACCGGCGAAACGAACTCGGGAGCGGAAACTTCATGAGTCGTACCACGATGCTTTCAGACACCGATTTCTCGGCCGGTTCCGCAGCAGAGCAGCATCGCCGGCACTCGGCAGCAAGCGCAGAAC is a window encoding:
- a CDS encoding DEAD/DEAH box helicase, which gives rise to MSFSALALSPEVLRSVRDRGHHQPTPIQADAIPVALAGRDLVASAGTGSGKTAAFLLPLLNRLHGNGARGLAAMILAPTRELAAQIGREFSLLARNTRFRGAVVVGGESMNRQVHELRTAQVVIACPGRLIDHLERGEVKLDRIELVVIDEADRMLDMGFLPQLRRILRMVKGPHQTLMFSATMDPSVEGVAREFLREPARVNIGRISTPPASIRQSIYPVTAENKGPLLLKLLCRGEVDRAIVFTRTKSRADRAAKLLTRNGIKAVAIHGDRSQNQRNAALAGFHRGHFTVLVATDVAARGLDVPDVSHVINFDLPDSSDSYIHRIGRTARMGKSGKALSFAMPEDGPALRDIERTLGMKLERTRFEGFEIPDIEHPKPSVTAKPRPVHHRTVRGRPQGRGFFAGRKHTI